GAAGCATGAGATGTCAACAGATTAAGGTACTTGCTCtgaagcctgatgacctcagttctaTGCCCAGTACTCATAGTGGAAGAGACCCAAACTTCTCAAGCTGTTCTCATCAGCTGGCTCTACCTCAGTGAAGTCTAAATCACAGGGCATCTCCTGATGCAGTTACTTGCCCCCAGTAGCCCTAGCATTTAAAACAGGCTGTGAGGTACCTTATTGAGTCTGCCTTCCTAAATGTGCCAGTATTCCCCAAACCTTAAAACAACAGCAAGGAGATGAGTGTTGTGCAGCGAACCTTGAGACTcttcagacaaaaagaaaaacatttatctaACTCTAAAATGTGAAGGGCTTATAGAAAGTGACCCAAGAGTTCTCCGAAACCAGAATCACAACACAGAACAGTTGGAGTCTTCTGGATGAAAGTCTGTTGGAAGTGTACTCCAGTCAGATTCCTGTGTACACTGTTAGTTGATTAAGTGAGTCTATCAActctaattaaaatacaattttcctAATGTGTTTGTTCAACATTACTCTATGTGGTGTTTTAATGGTAGATTTAAAAAATCATcaagaacaaataaattattaaattgtttGAATAAACAGTGTGATTCCAGATGCCCATAGTGACTTAATGGGAagttatgagagagagagagagagagagagagagagagagagagagagagagagagagcaagagcaccATGTCTTTCCTCAGACTACAGGTCACACATTATGGGCAAACAAGAACTTTAGAAAAcatttgtgcatgcgtgtgtgtgtgtgtgtgtgtgtgtgtgtgtgtgtgtgtgtgtaataatatattaaaagaataaaatattagattGGCTTAAACACTACAGTCTGGATAATTCAACAATGGTTATCTGTACCCTGGAGAAATTGAGAActcagtagctgctcagtccaggAGTGAATACTCTATAGTAATAATCCAGCACAGAAGGCCTAGAGAATTCCCAAAGAGCCACTGTTCACActgaaaaacccaaagaaacaggaGTGCAATGTTAGTGAAGGTAGCAGTGGTAACAACATTAAAATACAGATGTACTCACAAGCAATGGGTAACAGGAAGCAGACAAAATGCTTTTTTAGGTGGATTATAGAACTCAAAAGCAGGTTCTCACACTTATGGGAAAAACACTGACTAAGCTATTTTCCCAGTCCTCATATTTACAGCCCTGGGCAgtcttgtgtcaatttgacacaagctagacttaTCTGAAAGGTGGTGGCCTCAATTAAGAAAAGCCTCTGCAAAATCCAGTtgtaagatattttcttaatgaattaGTTATTGATGGGGTAGAGCTCAGTCTTTTGTTGTTGGTAATATTCCTTAGCTGGTGGTCTGTAgtagcaggctgcttgtttgttccggtcacccagaaccgaaataatcacatagaaactgtattaattaaatcactgtttggcccattagctctagcttcttactgactaactcttacatattaatataacccatctccattaatttctgtattgccacatggctgtggcttaccgggtaaagttcctagcatctgtctccgccaggctacatggcttctttctgactctacctcctttacAGAGgtaaatcccacatcaatggtcCTATATTCATTCTATAAGAAAGACGACTGAACAAGCCATAATGAGTAAACCAGTTAGCAGCACtgcttcatggcttctgcatgAGCTCTTGCTTctaagttcctgtcctgtttgagttcttatCCTGATTTATTTCAATAAAGAACAGTGACATGGAAgcttaagtcaaataaaccctctctcttTAAGTTGCTGtagtcatagtgtttcatcatagtAATAGTAAGTCAGAAACTGCTATCCGATAGCTGGTTATTACTGTGACAGATCTGGATTATGCAtgaattttggaattttaaaaaagaaaggccatTGAGTGTTCAAAGATTGGCAAGCTGTTCTGTGGAAATTTGGaaacgagaaagagagagagagacagactgggTCTAGaatttttgaaaactcaaagctcacccccaatgacacacttcctctaacaagaccacaccaactccaacaatgccatacatcctaatccttttaattctttcaaacagttccacttcctataagcctatgggggggtcattcttattcaaaccaccacatacaaCTCCCTGCCCCCACATCCAGGCTTGTagctatatcataatgcaaaaaaaaaaaaatatttagttcaGCTTCAAAGGTCTCCATAATCTGTCACAGTCTCAACACCagttaaaagtctaaagttcggAGTGGAAATAACTAAAGATGAATAACTaacagaaagagggaagagaggagaggagagggaagggagaaaatttCAGTTCCTTGTGTTCAGGAAATATCATATCTTTTTAGAGACTCAAGAAAATGTCTTAAGTCTAACCCCTGAAGGAAAGGAAATTTAGCTTGGTGGGTTATTGCCCTGAGGTACTACCATCTGAGGTACTACCATTCCTTCATTCCATTTAGCATCAGGCttgtctttaaactttttatctccttgagcactggCTTTAACTGTattacacttcctggtgcttCTTTTCacttcaaactgtacattttgaaTATCTCTTTGCCTGGTTTACTCCTTTTAAACCATATAGTCCCATGAGAATGATTACTAAAAATCATGTCAGAGTCCATTTTAGGCTGTCTTCAAATatccaccaccactgccatgAATCAAAAACTCTTTCATTTTAAGACAGGGGCAAAAAGTAGCTATATTCCTTGTCAAAATACCACAGGAATGGCTTATAGGCTACTTACTAaaattcttcccctctgaaacttcCTGATCTTGGCCCCCGTAGTTCAAATTACCTTCCACACTGTCTTCTTGAACCATTAAGTCCTGCTTATAGTGTCTGATTTCttttaggctcccacaaagcaacTTGACAAGCTTTGAACACTCAATGGAATTTCTTGACCAAAGTTCCAAAATCtttccacagtcctccccaaaACATGGCCAGGTCTGCACAGCAGGACCTGACTATCCTAACACCAATTTCTGCATTAGTTAGGATTACTGATACTAtgatcaaacaccatgactaaagaaaCTGGAGGAGGAAGCGGTTTGTTTGGCTACACTTTTACATCACTGCTTATCATAGAAACAtatcaggacaagaactcaaacagcacgggaacatggaggcaggagctgagacgCATCattggcttgctcaacctgctttcttctagaacctaggaccaccaaaCCAGGGAAAGCACCATCCACCATGAGCTGGACCAtgccccatcaattactaattaacaAATTTCCTAGAGGTGGATGTTATGGAGGCACATTCTCGATTTTTAATTTGGAATTGTGCTTTccttctttcagatgactctaacaTGTGTccagttggcataaaactagccaggacaccgTATATACCTTAATGTTATGAATGTTATGACCATGTGCATCGTGCTCCTTGTAGAATCATCACAACTtagctatcttttcttttcaACTGACTATTGgttgattgttttaaaaagtagaagtCTGAGGACTGTAGCTTGTGATAGTTGATCTTGATTGTCCTCTGGACATACGTGAAAAGAAGAAACTTAGTTGAAGAATTGCTTCTATCAGATTcacctgtaggcatgtctgtctGCTGTGTTCTTGATTTCCCATTGATGCAGGAGGTCCTAGTCCACTGTGGTCAATACCTTCATTAGGCCGCTGAGCCCGAGTTGTATAAGAAAGATGCCTGAAAGACAAATAGACCCTATCCTACCCAAATTGATTTTAgtgagtgttttatcacaacaacagaaagcaaactatgaTTGATGGTGTTTAACCCAGTTTTAGAGTATGTACTTAGCATGTATGTCTTCCAttcaaggcacacacacacacacacacacacacacacacacacacgggtgggaCAGGAGAGAAAACTTATTATTAAGTctttaatgtgattttttaaCAGATAAATTAATATTGAACTGTTTTTAAATCTTCAACTTATAAAAAAGTTTATCTTATAATTCTACCAAGTactattctttgtttttcatccATTAACTTATATATCAGAGATAAtcgtttatatatatatatatatatatatatatatatatatatgtatttatattactGTTTTACAGACGTGAAACCATTCCAGGATGGCTTATTTTGGGCTGTTCTCTTTGCTGGCCATGCAATATGTGGTGATAGGGGCGGCTTTCCCAGATGAGCCCATGGCAGAGTGGTCAGTGAATATGTACAATCATCTTCGAGCCACTGGCGAAGATGAAAACATCCTCTTTTCCCCTCTGAGCATTGCCCTTGCAATGGGAGTGATGGAACTTGGGGCTCAAGGCTCTACACTGAAAGAAATCCGTCATGCAATGGGATATGACGGCCTGAAAAATGGTAAGTTCCTGGGTTTTATCTCTCATAATTACTTGGGTTTAACTTTTAATTCAATCACATTGCCTTCTGCCAGAGGAGGCAATATTTACAAGAGGTAAGGAATAATCTTATTGCAATAAAATGGTTAGAAgagttataatttataaaaagggGTTCATTCCTGTCTCCAGTCATAGCTGAGCAAATCCAAGGAAAGTGTGTCTTCTCAAAGGTATTATTTAAATAAGCTTGCATAGTTTTTGCATAGTAAAAAAAGTGATTCTATAATTTCCAGTGTAAATTAtcatagaaataaatgaaaaggtaGCTGTGATAGATTATAAAGAGAAAGGCATCATGATTTTAGAAGAATATCAACTTTTTCTTTATAACCAATGAAATTTTTATTGCTTAAATAATATCCAGGTTTTTGAAatgtattattataaaattatatcaacTAGGGAAAAATTTGGAAATGGGTGTGATTTCTGTTTTAACACTTCTATCTAGTGTGCACATGAACAAATTCatcagaaagtttaaaaagaaagtgatggATTTTCTACCAATGATATTTAAATCATCAGGTGAGAGGAAAGTTTAAAGGAATATCTTCTAGATaactaatttttgcttgataacccGAAAAAAGATTATTTGAATGCAACCAATCCaggtattttgaaagaaaaacacttacatttgtttcttttgtagaCTTTATCCACGTCACAATGCAAGGCTGCAGTTCAACCTCCCTAGCATGTGTAAGGTCCCAGGCTTGATCTCTGACTCTGAAAAACTAACaaactaaacacaaaacaaaacaaacaaacgaaaacaaagAGCAACTCTTGGTGACCTGGACAAGGCTAATTTGAGCACCTAGAACTAGCACTTGAAGCTCCTTGCCATCTCTCTATGAGGACCGAGCCTGCTGCTTTTCACGGGCTCGGTTCTCCTAATGTCCTTCTCTGTGATAGTGCTCTTTCACCGTGTCTGTTTCATTAATGAACTTGTCATTTGTCATCTTGCAggtgaagaattttctttcttaaaagatttcTCTGACATGGTATCTGCTGAAGAGAGCCAATATGTGATGAAAATTGCCAATTCCCTCTTTGTGCAAAATGGGTTTCATATCAATGATGAGTTCTTGCAAATGATGAAAAAGTACTTTAATGCGGAAGTCAATCATGTGGATTTCAGCCAAAATGTCGCTGTGGCCAACTACATCAATAAGTGGGTGGAGAATTACACAAACAGTATGTCTTTCTTTTCACTGCTTAACTCAGTAGTTAACATCTTTCACTCTGGGATGTAGGCGTACCCTCACTTTTATTAAATAAGTTAAATACATGGCTGTGAGTAGAATATTGGCTCTGATATTCTGCCATAAATGCTCCCCAATAGATGGAACCCCCTTGTGTAGATACTGTGTggaattctgttttcaaaatttgATAAATTAGTTAGGCTGAATGGTAGTTGGTGATAGTTTCATTGTAAgattacaattaaaaaaaagaggctgggtggtggtagcacagccgggcagtggtggcgcacgcctttaatcccagcactcgggaggcagaggcaggcggatctctgtgaaatcaaggccagactggttaCAGGGAGAGTTCCAaaataggcaccaaagctacacagagaaatcctgtctcagaaaaacagaaacaaaacaaaaaattaaataaaatagaataggaaataaaaattaaagtttgaaGATTTGTTTCATGGTTTTACAACCACAATAATTAATAGGTAATTTTAAGAAGGGAAAAATATTCATTCTAGAAAGAGTGGTCCACTGTAGCTCAACTTAGTAGAGAGGAATTACAAACCAGCtgcacatacattttattttatttctaattcatgTTTGTTgctgtaacatttatttttattttatgtgtttatatgtaaacCTCAGTGTATATATGTGAACTAGTTGCatatccatggaagccagaaaagggcttcagatctcctggaactggagttacaggtcggTGTGTGAGCCcgtgggtactgagaaccaatcctatgtcctctgtaagagcagcaagtgctcttaactgctgagatatttcttcagccccaataattcatattttagatatatttaacaCCTCTAGGTGGTAAAAATtgcatcatttatttttcaattagcCAGGAAGATGACTgaaataataatctaaaaattGAGACTAATTAAAAGCAGTTTaatggaagaaaagggggagaaaattAATGTAGGAGAATATGTTGATAAAATGTACAATAAACAATATACATGATGTactaaaacatcaaaacaaatgaattaaaaataaattaatattttaagtagaTTAGTATAGTTCTTTATTACATGGAATATTAATGtcataaattttcaaatgtttgtatTGTAAAATCTTATGTTAGAACAAAAAACACTATCAGACACCCTAAATCCTATAACTTATACAACCTTGAGATAGTGCTTAATAAATGATATGGTTGTCAAAATGAGAAAGTATTAAATAAATTTGGTCTTATTTAGATTATGAGATTATTTGTGATATAACAGAgacattttatcattattaaggATTCAAAAAGAGTAACTATCTACCTTAAATATATTGCATTATTAAAATACACTagctttcaaattatttttggcACTCTTAAAATAGCAGCCACCGATTTGTTAATGTTGTAACTATGTGTGTATGGTGGCATTCTTCCTTTAAATGTAATATGCTCTACTTCTGTTATACACACATCTTGCATCTTTAGGGAGCACTCTGTCAGGTGGTGTCGAAGTTCTTTGCTTTGCCTttccactttttaatttaaagtgaATTCTCATCTGCTTCACCTGAACAGGTCTGTTGAAGGATTTGGTGTCGCCCAAGGATTTTGACGCTGTCACTCATCTGGCCCTCATCAATGCTGTGTACTTCAAAGGGAACTGGAAATCCCAGTTTAGACCTGAAAATACCAGAACTTTTTCCTTCACTAAAGACGATGAAAGTGAAGTACAGATTCCAATGATGTATCAACAAGGGGAATTTTATTATGGtaaggaatttttttaatgtttttaaattcttatagtatatcaacaaatcttttaaaagcaTGAAATATTTATTGCTCCAATTTCTTGTGAATATAATTTGGGCTGTAGTTCAATTTGCTTGCCTGC
The Microtus ochrogaster isolate Prairie Vole_2 chromosome 1, MicOch1.0, whole genome shotgun sequence DNA segment above includes these coding regions:
- the Serpini1 gene encoding neuroserpin → MAYFGLFSLLAMQYVVIGAAFPDEPMAEWSVNMYNHLRATGEDENILFSPLSIALAMGVMELGAQGSTLKEIRHAMGYDGLKNGEEFSFLKDFSDMVSAEESQYVMKIANSLFVQNGFHINDEFLQMMKKYFNAEVNHVDFSQNVAVANYINKWVENYTNSLLKDLVSPKDFDAVTHLALINAVYFKGNWKSQFRPENTRTFSFTKDDESEVQIPMMYQQGEFYYGEFSDGSNEAGGIYQVLEIPYEGEEISMMLVLSRQEVPLATLEPLLKAQLIEEWANSVKKQKVEVYLPRFTVEQGIDLKDIFKALGVTEIFIKDANLTAMSDRKELFLSKVVHKSFIEVNEEGSEAAAASGMIAISRMAVLYPQVIVDHPFLFLIRNRKAGTILFMGRVMHPETMNTSGHDFEEL